ACCAGTTCGGCGAGCGCCAGCATCGACAGGCTCGCCGCGCCCGTCACGAACAGCGGCCAGGCGCGCGCGAGGATCCGCGCCATGGACTCGCCGCCGCGGTCGTCGGCGTCCGCCCGCCAGCCCGCGGGCAGCATCCAGAGGCCCGCCACGGAGCCGGTCATCAGCAGTCCGGCCAGGAGCGGGGGCAGCGCCGGGGAGACGCCGAGGGCGAGCCCCGTGACGGCGGCGGGCGCGACCGCCCAGATGGTGAACGTCAGCATCGACTCGACGGCCAGTGCCTGGGCGACGGCCGCCTCCGGCACGATGCTCGTCAGCAGGGTGCGGAAGGCGCCCGGGGCGGCGGCCGGGGCGGCACCTGCGACGAAGGCGCAGGCGCCCAGGGCGACGGGGTGCGCGTCGTGCAGGACCCCGAGCCCCACGAAGGCGAGGCCGCCGATCCCGAGCCCCACGGCCATCTCGGTCCGCGCCCGCTCCGCCCGGATCCGCATCCCCAGGAGAGGGGCGCCGATGATCTCCCCCACGACGTACGCGGCGGCGAGCACGGCACCGAGCACGTACCCACCGGGCCGCTCCCGCACGAGGAACACGAGCGCGAGGGGCGCGGCCGCGACGGGCATGCGCGCCCCGACAGCCACGATCCCCCACCGGACGACACCCCACGACCTGACCGCCGAATACCCCACCCCCCGAACCTACCGACCCCCGCCCCGCGGAGCCTCGCGATTTTTCCGCGAGGGCTTCCGCGCGAGGGTGCCGGGGGGGCACGCCTCTCAGAACGTCAGGACCCCCCGCGCCACCCTCCCCGCCGCCGCGTCCGCCACCGCCGCCGCGAAGTCCTCCACCGGATACGTCGCCGTCACCAGTTCGTCCAGGAGCAGGCGTCCGTCCCGGTACAGGTCCGCGTACAGCGCGAAGTCACGCTGCGGCCGCGAACTCCCGTACCGACAGCCCAGAATGGACTTGTCCAGGAACATCGACGCGACCACGAACGACGCCTCGGCCGTCGCCCCCGGCATCCCCAGGAGCACGGCCTGACCGTGCCGGTCCAGGAGGTTCACCGCTTCCCGTACCAGCTCGACCCGCCCCACGCACTCGAAGGCGTGGTCCACTCCGTGGGGCAGCACCTCCCGCACCCCCTCCGTCGAGGCGAAGAAGTGCGTCGCCCCGAAGCGCCGCGCCACCGCCTCCTTCTCCGGGTTCGCGTCGACCGCGACGATCACCCCCGCCCCCGCGATCCGCGCGCCCTGCAACACGTTGAGCCCGATCCCACCCGTGCCGATCACCACCACCGTGTCGCCCCGGTCGACCTTCGCGCGGTTCAGCGCCGCGCCCACCCCCGTCACCACGGCGCAGCCGATCAGCGCCGCGGACGTCAGCGGAATGTCGTCCGGGATCTTCACGGCCTGTACGCCCTTCACGATCGTGCGTTCCGCGAAGGAGGAGTTCGCCGCGAACTGGTACACCGGCTTGCCGCCCCGCGTGAACGGCTGGTCCGGCGTCCCGATGGCCTTGCGGCACATGGTCGGCCGCCCACGGTGGCACTCCCCGCACGCACCGCAGTTGGCGATCGTGGACAGCGCCACGTGGTCCCCCGGCGCCACATGCGCCACCCCCGCCCCCACCGCCTCGACGACCCCCGCGCCCTCGTGCCCGAGCACCACCGGCGGCGGAAACGGAATGGTCCCGTCGATCACCGACAGGTCGCTGTGACACAGCCCGGCCGCCGCCACCGCGACCAGCACCTCCCCGGGCCCCGGAGCACGTACCTCCAGATCGTCGACGACCTCGACCCGCGCCCCGTCGAAGACAACGCCCCTCATCCCGCACCCCTCACCGAGGCCCCCTGGCCTCTCTCGGCAGACCGAGCACCCGCTCGGCGATGATGTTCCGCTGCACTTCGTCCGATCCGCCGTAGACGGTGTCGGCACGGCTGAACAGGAACAGCCGTTGCAGAGCGTCGAGTTCGTACGGAGCGTCCGCGCGCCAGTCCCCCGGCCCCACCGCCGCCGACGGCCCCCGTACGGCCATCGCCAGCTCCCCGAGCCGCTGATGCCACCGCCCCCACAGCAACTTGGCCACACTGGGCGCACCGACGGCCGCGCCGCCTCCGACCCCGACCCCAGCCTCGGCCGCCCCGGCACTCCCCAACGTCCGCAGCGCGTTCCACCGCATCACCCGCAGCTCCGCCCACTGCCGCACCAACCGCTCCCGCACCACCGGGTCGTCGACCGCCCCGCCCGCCACGGCCTCCCGTACGACCGCCGCCAGCTCCTCCGCGAAGCCGATCTGCTGCACCAGCGTGGACACGCCCCGCTCGAAGCCGAGGAGCCCCATGGCGACCCGCCACCCGTTGCCGACGCCGCCCACCACATGGGCCGCACGCGCGCGTGCACCGTCGAAGAAGACCTCGTTGAACTCACTGGTCCCGGTCAGCTGCCGGATGGGCCGGACCTCGATCCGCCCGGGCTGGTCCATGGGCACGAGCAGAAACGACAGCCCTTCGTGAGGCCGCGCCCCACCTCCACCCCCGTTCCCGTCTCCCCCTGAACCCCCCGAACCCCCTGCCCCCTCCGTCCGCGCCAGCACGAAGCACCAGTCCGCCTCATGCGCCAGCGACGTCCAGATCTTCTGCCCGGTCACCCGGAAGTCGCCCGCCCCGTCCCGCTCCGCCCGCGTCCGCACGCCCGCGAGATCGGACCCGGCGCCGGGCTCGCTGTACCCCTGGCACCACAGCGCCTCGCCCCGCGCGATCGGCGGCAGGAACTCGTCCCGCTGCTCCTGGCTCCCGTACGCGAGGAGCGTCGGCGCGAGCAGGTTCTCGCCGATGTGCCCGTACCGCCCGGGCGCCCGCACGCGCGCGTACTCCTCGGCCCAGACCACCTGCTGGGTCAGCGTGGCCCGCCGATTCCCGTACACGCCCACACCCGCACCCGACTCCGTACCGGAGCCCGCACCCGAGCCCCCGTCCCACCCGAGCCCGATCCATCCCCCGCTGCCCAACTCCCTTTCCCACGCCCGACGCTGAGCGCCTCCCTCGTGCTCGCTCCCCGGCCCGCCCCGCCCCACCGCGGCGGCGAACTCCCCGGTGAGGTGCTCCGCGAGCCACGCCCGCGCCTCCGCCCGGAACGCCTCGTCCGCGGCCCCGAACCCAAACTCCATCAGCCCATCCCCACCCTTCCGCCAGCCAGCCAGCCAGCCAGCCGGACGCCCTGCCTACGCGTTCGGCCGCTCCTTGCCCGCCGCCGCCTTCGCCATCGCCTCCAGCTGCGCCAGCAACGGCATCGGGTCGGTGCCGACCGTCCCGGGCAGGAAGTCCGCGATCTTCTCGGGGGTCCAGGCCCCGTCGGCGTACCCCGCGCGCAGCTCGCGCGGCTGTGCCCAGACGGCGATCTTGGGGCCCGCGATCGTGTAGACCTGGCCGGTGATCCTCTCCTCGCGGGCCCGGTCGCTCAGCAGATAGACGACGAGCGCGGCGACGTCCTCCGGCTCACCGATCTCCTTCAGCTCCATGGGAACGTTCGCCGACATCCGCGTACGGGCGACGGGCGCCACCGCGTTCGCGGTCACCCCGTACTTGTGCAGCCCCAGCGCCGCGCTCCGCACCAGCGAGATGATGCCGCCCTTCGCGGCGCTGTAGTTGGCCTGCGCGACCGAGCCCTGGTGGTTGCCGCTGGTGAAGCCGACCAACGTGCCCGAGCCCTGCTTCCGCATCACCGCGGACGCCGCGCGGAACACCGTGAACGTGCCCTTGAGGTGTGTGGCGACGACCGGGTCCCACTCCTCCTCGGACATGTTGAACAGCATCCGTTCGCGCAGGATCCCGGCGACGCACACCACTCCGTCCACCCGCCCGTACTCGGCGAGTGCGACGTCGACGACGCGCTGGCCGCCCGCCATGGTCGAGATGTCGTCCGCGACGGCGACGGCCTCGCCGCCCGCGGCCCGGATCTCCTTGACCACGGCGTCCGCTATCTCGCTGGCCGGCTCGGCGCCCTCCATGGAGACGCCGTAGTCGTTGACGACGACTTTCGCCCCCTCGGTCGCCGCGGCGAGGGCGACGGCCCTGCCGATGCCGCGTCCGGCGCCGGTCACGGCGACCACCTTGCCTGCCAAGAAGTTCCCCACGCCCGGCCCCTTCCCGAGGTTTCTGACGGACCGTTAGATTCTATGACCCG
The sequence above is a segment of the Streptomyces sp. Je 1-369 genome. Coding sequences within it:
- a CDS encoding MFS transporter encodes the protein MGYSAVRSWGVVRWGIVAVGARMPVAAAPLALVFLVRERPGGYVLGAVLAAAYVVGEIIGAPLLGMRIRAERARTEMAVGLGIGGLAFVGLGVLHDAHPVALGACAFVAGAAPAAAPGAFRTLLTSIVPEAAVAQALAVESMLTFTIWAVAPAAVTGLALGVSPALPPLLAGLLMTGSVAGLWMLPAGWRADADDRGGESMARILARAWPLFVTGAASLSMLALAELVLPALLEQRGIDIGWAGPLLVALAVGSAVGSFVYGLRRWPGRLRTQSMVLMFGVSGCLALVAVLPGVAWLFAALAAAGVLQAGVMLTRNLSLRDALPPSALAAGYSVMYAAVGAGYAASGSLAGGLLSVVSPSTAILAGVGLGVALTLVGVAGEVKPVVVRYADADADTGADAGAGSVRGDVAEGSAVGRRRDP
- a CDS encoding Zn-dependent alcohol dehydrogenase; the protein is MRGVVFDGARVEVVDDLEVRAPGPGEVLVAVAAAGLCHSDLSVIDGTIPFPPPVVLGHEGAGVVEAVGAGVAHVAPGDHVALSTIANCGACGECHRGRPTMCRKAIGTPDQPFTRGGKPVYQFAANSSFAERTIVKGVQAVKIPDDIPLTSAALIGCAVVTGVGAALNRAKVDRGDTVVVIGTGGIGLNVLQGARIAGAGVIVAVDANPEKEAVARRFGATHFFASTEGVREVLPHGVDHAFECVGRVELVREAVNLLDRHGQAVLLGMPGATAEASFVVASMFLDKSILGCRYGSSRPQRDFALYADLYRDGRLLLDELVTATYPVEDFAAAVADAAAGRVARGVLTF
- a CDS encoding acyl-CoA dehydrogenase family protein, encoding MEFGFGAADEAFRAEARAWLAEHLTGEFAAAVGRGGPGSEHEGGAQRRAWERELGSGGWIGLGWDGGSGAGSGTESGAGVGVYGNRRATLTQQVVWAEEYARVRAPGRYGHIGENLLAPTLLAYGSQEQRDEFLPPIARGEALWCQGYSEPGAGSDLAGVRTRAERDGAGDFRVTGQKIWTSLAHEADWCFVLARTEGAGGSGGSGGDGNGGGGGARPHEGLSFLLVPMDQPGRIEVRPIRQLTGTSEFNEVFFDGARARAAHVVGGVGNGWRVAMGLLGFERGVSTLVQQIGFAEELAAVVREAVAGGAVDDPVVRERLVRQWAELRVMRWNALRTLGSAGAAEAGVGVGGGAAVGAPSVAKLLWGRWHQRLGELAMAVRGPSAAVGPGDWRADAPYELDALQRLFLFSRADTVYGGSDEVQRNIIAERVLGLPREARGPR
- a CDS encoding SDR family NAD(P)-dependent oxidoreductase, which produces MGNFLAGKVVAVTGAGRGIGRAVALAAATEGAKVVVNDYGVSMEGAEPASEIADAVVKEIRAAGGEAVAVADDISTMAGGQRVVDVALAEYGRVDGVVCVAGILRERMLFNMSEEEWDPVVATHLKGTFTVFRAASAVMRKQGSGTLVGFTSGNHQGSVAQANYSAAKGGIISLVRSAALGLHKYGVTANAVAPVARTRMSANVPMELKEIGEPEDVAALVVYLLSDRAREERITGQVYTIAGPKIAVWAQPRELRAGYADGAWTPEKIADFLPGTVGTDPMPLLAQLEAMAKAAAGKERPNA